A section of the Streptomyces sp. Je 1-369 genome encodes:
- a CDS encoding TetR/AcrR family transcriptional regulator — protein MGRRYDPERRQRIIDAAIRVVGAKGIGGLSHRSVAAEADVPLGSTTYHFKTLDELLTAALRQSNEGFAKVMAASDVFEDPAADLGDLARGLARVLGEWFAGERAGVELEYELYLAALRRPALRPVAAEWCAGLADVIELRTDPVTARALVALMDGISLQVLLTGGEYDEEYAREMLGRLLV, from the coding sequence ATGGGGCGTCGGTACGATCCCGAGCGTCGGCAGCGGATCATCGACGCCGCGATCCGCGTCGTCGGGGCGAAAGGGATCGGCGGGCTCAGCCACCGCTCGGTCGCCGCCGAGGCCGACGTGCCGCTCGGCTCGACCACGTACCACTTCAAGACGCTCGACGAGCTGCTGACCGCCGCGCTGCGGCAGAGCAACGAGGGTTTCGCGAAGGTGATGGCCGCCAGTGACGTGTTCGAGGACCCGGCGGCCGACCTCGGCGACCTGGCTCGTGGGCTCGCCCGGGTCCTGGGTGAGTGGTTCGCGGGGGAGCGGGCCGGGGTCGAGTTGGAGTACGAGCTCTATCTCGCCGCCCTGCGCAGGCCCGCGCTGCGGCCCGTGGCCGCCGAATGGTGCGCCGGGCTCGCGGACGTCATCGAGCTCCGCACCGACCCGGTCACCGCGCGCGCCCTCGTCGCCCTGATGGACGGCATCAGCCTGCAAGTGCTCCTCACGGGCGGGGAGTACGACGAGGAGTATGCGCGGGAGATGCTCGGACGGCTGCTCGTGTAG
- a CDS encoding DMT family transporter, with product MGYALLAAAIAAEVAGTTAMKYSEGFSRLVPSLITVAGYLLAFTLLAQTLKTLSVGTAYAIWAGIGTAAVAAIGMIFLGESANMVKVAGIALVIAGVVVLNLGGAH from the coding sequence ATGGGATACGCACTGCTGGCCGCGGCCATCGCGGCGGAGGTGGCCGGGACGACGGCCATGAAGTACAGCGAGGGGTTCAGCAGGCTGGTTCCCTCGCTGATCACGGTCGCGGGGTACCTGCTCGCCTTCACGCTGCTCGCACAGACCCTGAAGACCCTGTCCGTCGGCACCGCCTATGCGATCTGGGCCGGCATCGGCACCGCCGCCGTGGCCGCCATCGGCATGATCTTCCTGGGGGAGTCGGCCAACATGGTCAAGGTCGCGGGCATCGCGCTCGTCATCGCGGGCGTCGTCGTGCTCAATCTGGGCGGGGCCCACTGA
- a CDS encoding metal-sulfur cluster assembly factor — protein sequence MSENETLTTKPASEEEVREALYDVVDPELGIDVVNLGLIYGVHIDDANIATIDMTLTSAACPLTDVIEDQAKSATEGIVNELRINWVWMPPWGPDKITDDGREQLRALGFNV from the coding sequence ATGAGCGAGAACGAGACCCTGACCACGAAGCCCGCTTCCGAGGAAGAGGTCCGCGAGGCGCTGTACGACGTCGTCGACCCCGAACTGGGCATCGACGTCGTCAACCTCGGCCTGATCTACGGCGTGCACATCGACGACGCCAACATCGCCACGATCGACATGACGCTCACGTCCGCGGCCTGCCCGCTGACCGACGTCATCGAGGACCAGGCGAAGTCGGCGACGGAGGGCATCGTCAACGAGCTCCGGATCAACTGGGTCTGGATGCCGCCGTGGGGCCCCGACAAGATCACGGACGACGGCCGCGAGCAGCTTCGGGCGCTCGGGTTCAACGTCTGA
- the sufU gene encoding Fe-S cluster assembly sulfur transfer protein SufU, translating into MKLDSMYQEVILDHYKHPHGRGLRDGDAEVHHVNPTCGDEITLRVKYDGSTIADVSYEGQGCSISQASASVLNDLLVGKELAEAQRIQEVFLELMQSKGKLEPDDAMEEVLEDAVAFAGVSKYPARVKCALLSWMAWKDATAQALGTDAADVAERKTA; encoded by the coding sequence GTGAAGCTGGATTCGATGTACCAGGAAGTCATCCTGGACCACTACAAGCACCCGCACGGGCGTGGTCTGCGCGATGGCGACGCCGAGGTGCACCACGTCAACCCGACGTGCGGCGACGAGATCACGCTGCGCGTCAAGTACGACGGGTCGACGATCGCCGACGTGTCGTACGAGGGCCAGGGCTGCTCCATCAGCCAGGCCAGCGCGTCCGTCCTGAACGACCTGCTCGTCGGCAAGGAGCTCGCCGAGGCGCAGCGGATCCAGGAGGTCTTCCTGGAACTGATGCAGTCCAAGGGCAAGCTGGAGCCGGACGACGCGATGGAGGAGGTCCTGGAGGACGCGGTCGCGTTCGCCGGGGTCTCCAAGTACCCGGCGCGTGTGAAGTGTGCTCTGCTGAGCTGGATGGCGTGGAAGGACGCGACGGCCCAGGCGCTGGGCACCGATGCCGCCGACGTCGCTGAGAGGAAGACCGCATGA
- a CDS encoding cysteine desulfurase, with protein sequence MTVAHQGLSGLLDTEAIRKDFPILDRTIHDGKKLVYLDNAATSQTPRQVLDVLNEYYEQHNANVHRGVHVLAEEATALYEGARDKVAEFINAPSRDEVIFTKNASESLNLVANMLGWADEPYRVDHETEIVITEMEHHSNIVPWQLLSQRTGAKLKWFGLTDDGRLDLSNIEEVITEKTKIVSFVLVSNILGTHNPVEAIVRRAQEVGALVLIDASQAAPHMPLDVQALQADFVAFTGHKMCGPTGIGVLWGRQELLEDLPPFLGGGEMIETVSMNSSTYAPAPHKFEAGTPPVSQAVGLGAAVDYLSAIGMDKIAAHEHAITEYAVKRLLEVPDLRIIGPTTAEERGAAISFTLGDIHPHDVGQVLDEQGIAVRVGHHCARPVCLRYGIPATTRASFYLYSTPGEIDALVDGLEHVRNFFG encoded by the coding sequence GTGACAGTGGCCCACCAGGGGCTCTCCGGCCTCCTCGACACCGAGGCGATCCGCAAGGACTTCCCGATCCTGGATCGCACGATCCACGACGGCAAGAAGCTCGTGTACCTGGACAACGCGGCGACCTCGCAGACGCCGCGCCAGGTCCTCGACGTACTGAACGAGTACTACGAGCAGCACAACGCCAACGTTCACCGCGGCGTGCACGTCCTCGCCGAGGAGGCCACGGCGCTGTACGAGGGCGCCCGTGACAAGGTCGCGGAGTTCATCAACGCGCCCAGCCGCGACGAGGTGATCTTCACCAAGAACGCCTCGGAGTCGCTCAACCTCGTCGCGAACATGCTGGGCTGGGCCGACGAGCCCTACCGCGTGGACCACGAGACCGAGATCGTCATCACGGAGATGGAGCACCACTCCAACATCGTCCCGTGGCAGCTGCTCTCGCAGCGCACCGGCGCGAAGCTGAAGTGGTTCGGCCTCACCGACGACGGTCGCCTGGACCTCTCCAACATCGAAGAGGTCATCACCGAGAAGACGAAGATCGTCTCCTTCGTCCTGGTCAGCAACATCCTGGGCACGCACAACCCGGTCGAGGCCATAGTGCGCCGCGCCCAGGAGGTCGGCGCCCTCGTCCTCATCGACGCCTCGCAGGCCGCCCCGCACATGCCGCTGGACGTGCAGGCGCTGCAGGCCGACTTCGTGGCCTTCACCGGTCACAAGATGTGCGGTCCGACGGGCATCGGCGTGCTGTGGGGACGCCAGGAGCTCCTGGAGGACCTGCCCCCGTTCCTCGGCGGCGGCGAGATGATCGAGACCGTGTCGATGAACTCGTCGACGTACGCGCCCGCGCCGCACAAGTTCGAGGCCGGCACGCCGCCGGTCTCCCAGGCCGTCGGCCTGGGCGCGGCCGTGGACTATCTCTCGGCCATCGGCATGGACAAGATCGCCGCGCACGAGCACGCGATCACCGAGTACGCGGTCAAGCGCCTCCTGGAGGTGCCCGACCTGCGCATCATCGGCCCGACGACGGCCGAGGAGCGCGGCGCCGCGATCTCCTTCACGCTCGGCGACATCCACCCGCACGACGTGGGCCAGGTCCTCGACGAGCAGGGCATCGCGGTGCGCGTGGGCCACCACTGCGCGCGCCCCGTCTGCCTGCGGTACGGAATTCCTGCGACCACGCGAGCGTCGTTCTATCTGTACTCCACGCCCGGCGAGATCGACGCTCTCGTCGACGGCCTGGAGCACGTACGGAACTTCTTCGGCTGA
- the sufC gene encoding Fe-S cluster assembly ATPase SufC, with translation MATLEIKDLHVTVEADNATKEILKGVDLTVKQGETHAIMGPNGSGKSTLAYSVAGHPKYTITQGSVTLDGEDVLEMSVDERARAGMFLAMQYPVEVPGVSVSNFLRTSATAIRGEAPKLRTWVKEVKSAMEQLQMDPAFAERNVNEGFSGGEKKRHEILQMELLKPKIAILDETDSGLDVDALRQVSDGVNRVRETGEVGTLLITHYTRILRYIKPDFVHVFANGRIAESGGAELADKLEAEGYEAYTKGGASA, from the coding sequence ATGGCAACGCTTGAAATCAAGGACCTGCACGTCACCGTCGAGGCCGACAACGCCACGAAGGAGATCCTCAAGGGCGTCGACCTGACCGTGAAGCAGGGCGAGACCCACGCCATCATGGGCCCGAACGGCTCCGGCAAGTCGACGCTCGCCTACTCGGTCGCGGGTCACCCCAAGTACACGATCACCCAGGGCAGCGTGACCCTCGACGGCGAGGACGTCCTCGAGATGTCCGTCGACGAGCGCGCCCGCGCCGGCATGTTCCTGGCCATGCAGTACCCGGTCGAGGTCCCCGGCGTCTCGGTCTCCAACTTCCTGCGCACGTCGGCGACGGCGATCCGCGGCGAGGCCCCCAAGCTGCGCACCTGGGTGAAGGAGGTCAAGTCCGCGATGGAGCAGCTCCAGATGGACCCGGCCTTCGCCGAGCGCAACGTGAACGAGGGCTTCTCCGGCGGTGAGAAGAAGCGCCACGAGATCCTCCAGATGGAGCTCCTCAAGCCGAAGATCGCGATCCTCGACGAGACGGACTCCGGTCTGGACGTCGACGCGCTGCGCCAGGTCTCGGACGGCGTCAACCGCGTCCGCGAGACGGGCGAGGTCGGCACCCTCCTCATCACGCACTACACGCGCATCCTGCGCTACATCAAGCCCGACTTCGTGCACGTCTTCGCCAACGGCCGCATCGCCGAGTCCGGCGGCGCCGAGCTCGCCGACAAGCTGGAGGCCGAGGGCTACGAGGCCTACACGAAGGGTGGCGCATCCGCGTGA